The stretch of DNA GCGTTGCGGCGTCGGCGGGCGCCTCCGATTGCACTGCCGCGCTGAGCAGGTCGACCACCGCGTCCTCGACGAGGGGGGTCGTCGGCATCGTGCCGGTGACAACGGAGTGGTGGAGATTCTTCAGGAACGGCGAGACCAGCGCACCCATGCCGGTGCTGCCGGGGATGCGGCGCGCCGACACGGTACCCAGTTCGCGTGAGGCGATGCGCAGCAGTTCACGGGGAAACATCAGCACGAACATGCTGAAGTCGTCTGCGAAGTGCAGGTCGTACGGCTTGCTGGTGTCGTAGACGGCGAAGTCGCCGGGACCGAGGACGGCCTCGCGATCGTCCTGGACGATGACGCCGCGGCCCGACAGTTGCAGGCCCACCTTCACCAGGCCGGGGTCCGACCTCTTGATGGACGTGCGGGTGCGCCGGACGTCCACCGCCCGTCCCCCGACCTCGCTGAGCTGCAATCCGCCGAGCGCGGTGGTGCGCAGGGTGCCGGTGAACCTCGCCTCGCCGTCCTCGGCGGTGGACACGACGGCGAGCGGGACGAACGCCGTGGAGACGGCCTGCCGCCAGTGTTCGAACTGGCCGTCGCCCGGACGCGCGTGTTCACCACCGAGACGCACCTTCGATCACCTCACAGAGCAGAGCGGTTGTCGATCAGTCGCCGTGCCTTGCCGATCGAACGCTCCAGTGCGCCGGCGGCCACCACATCCACCTTCACGCTCACTCCGATGCGGTTCTTGACCAGCTTCTGGAGTTCGGCGGCGGAACGGGGATGATCGGTGGCGGACGCGTCGGGGCGGGCTTCGACTCGCACGGTCAGTTCGTCCATCCTACCGGGGCGGTCGAGGATGCACTGGAACTGCGGAGCCAATGCGGAGACGGTGAGGATCAGTTCCTCGATCTGGGTGGGGAACAGATTCACTCCGCGCAGGATGATCATGTCGTCGGTGCGTCCGGTGACCTTCTGCATCCGCCGCACCGACCGCGCCGTGCCCGGCAACAGCCGGGTGAGGTCGCGGGTGCGGTACCGGATGATCGGCATGGCCTCCTTGGTCAGCGAGGTGAAGACGAGTTCGCCCTCCTCGCCGTCGGGCAGCACGGCACCGGTGACCGGGTCGATGATCTCCGGGTAGAAGTGGTCCTCCCAGATGTGCAGGCCGTCCTTGGTCTCGACGCATTCCATCGCCACACCCGGGCCCATCACCTCGGACAGTCCGTAGATGTCCACGGCGTCCATGTTCAACTGCTTCTCGAGCTCACACCGCATCTCCTCGGTCCACGGCTCCGCGCCGAACACACCGGTGCGCAGCGACGTCTTCGCCGGGTCGATGCCCTTCTTGATCATCGCGTCGACGATCGTGAGCATGTACGACGGCGTCACCATGATCGCGTCCGGCTCGAAGTCCTCGATCAGCTGGATCTGCCGGTCGGTCATGCCCCCGGACATCGGGATCACCGTGCAGCCCAGCCGTTCCGCACCGTAATGCGCACCGAGCCCCCCGGTGAACAGGCCGTACCCGTACGCGACGTGCACCTTGTCCGACGGCTTCACCCCACCCGCACGCAGGCTCCGGGCCACCAGATCCGCCCAGTTGTCCAGGTCGCCGCTGGTGTACCCGACCACCGTCGGCCGGCCCGTCGTGCCCGAAGACGCGTGGATGCGTGAGACCTTCTCCTGCGGCACCGCGAACATCCCGAACGGGTAGTTGGCCCGCAGGTCCGCCTTCGCGGTGAACGGGAACTTCGCCAGATCCGACAGGTCCTTCAGGTCACTCGGGTGCACACCGGCGTCGTCGAACGCCTTCCGGTAATGCGGAACGTTGGTGTACGCGTGGAGAAGTGACCACTGCAGACGTTCGAGTTGCAGCGTCGAGATCCGGTCGCGCGTGGCGAACTCGATGTCCTGCGAGGGGGTGGCGATACTGGTCATTCTAGTCTCCGGGGTGGGCGGGCTGGGTAAGGTCAGGCGTCGAAATCGACGGTCACGGTGTCGCTGACCGGGAAGGTCTGGCAGGTCAGCACGAAGCCGGAGTCGACCTCGTAGTCCTCGAGCGCGTAGTTGCGGCGCATGTCCACGTCACCGCACGTGATCTTGGCGCGGCACGTTCCGCAGACGCCGCCCTTGCAGGCGAACGGAAGATCCGAGCGGTACTTCTCGGCGGCGTCGAGGATCGACTCGTCCCGCGGCAGCGTCGCGGTGGTCGAGCGGCCGTCCAGGACGAGGGTGACCTCGCTGCTCGGCCCGGTGACGCCGGGTTCGCGGTGGGTTTCCATCGGCGGCGGCACGTCGTCGACGAAGAACAGTTCGTGGTGCACGCGCTTCTTGTCGATCTGCAGTTCACCGAGCACCGTTTCGGCGTCGGTGACCATCCCGAACGGGCCGCACAGCCAGAAGTGGTCGATGTCGGCGAGCGGCACGATGGACGTGAAAATGGCCCGCAACCGGTCGGCGTCGAGGCGGCCGGTGAACAATTCGACCTCCCGCGGCTCGCGGGACAGGACGTGAATGACGTCGAAACGCGACCCGTACATGTCCTTGAGGTCGGCGATCTCCTCGGCGAACATCACCGACCGGGTTCGCCGGTTGCCGTACAGCAGAACGACTTCGGCGTCGGGGTTGGCGAGTACCGATGCGGCGATCGACAGCATCGGCGTGATGCCGGACCCGGCGGCGATCAGTACGTGGCGGCCGCCGGCGGCGGGGTCGGCGACGAACGTTCCGCTCGGCCCCTGCACCTCGATCCGGTCGCCGGGGCGCACCTGGTTCACCAGCCAGGTGGAGAACAGGCCGTCGGACACCTCGCGCACACCGACGCGCGGCGCGGATCCGGCCGGCGCGCAGATCGAGTACGAGCGCCGGTGTTCGACGCCGTCGATCGTGCGCCGCAGCGTGAGCGACTGTCCGGGGCCGAACGCGAACTCGTCGGCGAGCTCGGCCGGAACGTCGAACGTGACCGCGACCGCGTCGTCGCACAGGGATTCGACGTCGGCGACGGTGAGGGTGTGGAACGCCCTGTTGCGCAACGCCGCACCGGGTTTCGGGGAGACCGCTGTGGTCATGATCAGATTTCCTTCACGTGATCGAACGGTTCGAGGCAGTCGAGGCACCGGTACAGCGCCTTGCAGAGGGTCGCCCCGAATTCCGAGTCGAGACGGGTGTTCGCCGAATGGCACACCGGGCAGGTGACGGCCCGCGGCTTGACGGTCAGCGTCAACGGCACGGGACCGGACGTGCGTCGCGGCGCGGGCCCCGGCGTCGAGTAGCCGTTCTCCTTCAGCTTGCGGAGGCCGTTCTCGCTGATCCAGTCGGTGCTCCACGGCGGCGTGAGGACGGTCCGGACCTCGACGCTGCCGTATCCGGCGTCCTGCAGGGTGTGCTCGATGTCGTCCCGCATCGTGGCCATCGCGGGGCACCCGGAGTAGGTGGGGGTGATCGTCACGACCACCGATCCGTCGGCGAGTTCCTCGACGTCGCGCAGCACCCCCAGGTCCGCGAGCGTGAGCATCGGCATCTCCGGGTCCAGCACGGACTCGGCGAGGCGGCGGGCGTCGCTGCGCACTGCCATGGTCATGTCACCACACTCCTTCCGGATGGGCCCGGGCCACGCTCTGCATCTCGGCGAGCAGCAGTCCGAGTGTCTCGGTGTGCAGCCCCTGACGTCCGGCGCGGCCACCGACGGTGCCGACGGTCCGGCCCGTGGGGGCGGTGAGCTCCGCCGCCTTCAGCACCTGCTCGAGCACGGAATCGAACTCCTCGCGGAGGTCCCGCGGGTCGACGCCGACGCCCACGCCGGCGAGGGCGAGTTCCTCGGTGGTCGGGGTGAAGAGTTCTTCCACGTACGGCCACACGTGCGCCAGCGCCGTCTCCATCCGGGACTTCGACTCCGCGGTTCCGCACCCGAGGGTCACCACCCACCGGGCGGCGTAGTCGCGGTGGTACGTCAGTTCCTTGACGCCCTTCACCGCGACGGCCGCGAGCACCGGGTCACGGGAGGTGCGCAGGCGGTCGAACAGGGCGAGGCGCCACGTGGCGAACACCAGCAGCCTGGTGACGGTCTGCGCGAAGTCGCCGTTGCCGAGTTCGGTGAGACGGGTGTTGCGGAACTGGTTCTCGTCGCGGAAGAACGCGAGCGAGTCCTCGGCGGGAATCGGGCTCGTCTCCGAGATGAACGGCACGACGGACGCGTCGGCGGCCGCGGCGCGGGCGAGCAGCAGCCGCGCCTGCCCGAGCAGGTCGAGTCCGACGTTGGCGAGCGCCACCTCTTCCTCGAGTTCCGGTGCGCGGGTGCTCCATTCGGCGAGACGCTGCGAGCTGATCAGCGCGTCGTCGCCGAGCATCAGGCAGTAGTGCGCGAGGGCGGCGAGGTCGACGTCGTCCGGAACGGTGGTGTCGACGCCGGCCAGGGGGTCGTCGAAGCTGGTGCCGAACGCCCACTGGCCGTGGCTGTCTTCGTCGACGAGGCCGTCGTAGGCGTTGTCGTGGTCGGTCATCGGTACATCCTCGGAAGTCTCGTCGGCCTGCGAAAAGGTCAGGGCCGGATCACATGTGGGGAACGTTGTCGGGGATCTCGTAGAACGTGGGGTGCCGGTACACCTTGTCGCCGCTGGGCGCGAAGTACGGGTCCTTCTCCGACGGGCTCGACGCCACGATCGCGGAGGACCGCACCACCCAGATGCTCACACCCTCGTTGCGGCGGGTGTAGACGTCCCGGGCGTGCCGGACGGCCATCTCGTCGTCGGCGGCGTGCAGGGATCCGACGTGGACGTGGTTGAGTCCGCGCTTGCCCCGCAGGAACACCTCATACAGGGGCCAGTCCGCGCGCACCGCGGTGTCGTCCGTGCTCATCGTGCGTTCTCCTTGTTGCTCTCGCGGCGGGCGAAGGCCGTCGCGGCCTCCCGCACCCACGCCCCGTTCTCGTGTGCCGCGCGCCGGTTGGCGACGCGCTCGACGCTCGACGCGCCGTTGCCCTTGATCACCTGCATGAACTCGCTCCAGTCGGGCTCGCCGAAGTCGTGAGCGCCGCGCTCGGCGTTCCACTTCAGGTCCGGATCCGGGAACGTCACGCCCAGGACCTCGGCCTGCGGGATGGACATGTCCACGAACCGCTGACGGAGTTCGTCGTTGGTGTGCCGCTTGATCCGCCACTTCATCGACTGCTCGGAGTTCGGCGACTGGTCGTCCGGCGGTCCGAACATCATCAGCGCCGGCCACCACCAGCGGTTTACCGACTCCTGCACCATCTCGCGCTGGGCGTCGCTGCCGCGCATCATCGTCATCAGCAGTTCGAACCCCTGGCGCTGGTGGAACGACTCCTCCTTGCACACCCGGATCATCGCCCGGGCGTACGGCCCGAAGGAGCTGCGGCACAACGGGACCTGGTTGCAGATCGCGGCGCCGTCGACGAGCCAGCCGATCACGCCGACGTCGGCGTAGGTGAGCGTCGGGTAGTTGAAGATCGAGGAGTACTTCTGCTTGCCCTCGATCAGCTTCTCGGTGAGGTCGGCGCGGTCGGCGCCGAGCGTCTCGGCGGCAGAGTACAGATACAGGCCGTGCCCGGCCTCGTCCTGGACCTTCGCCATGAGGATCGCCTTGCGACGCAGCGACGGCGCGCGGGTGAGCCAGTTGCCTTCCGGCTGCATGCCGATGATCTCCGAGTGCGCGTGCTGCGCGATCTGCCGGATCAGCGTCTTGCGGTAGCCGTCGGGCATCCAGTCCCTCGGCTCGACCCTCCGGTCGGCGGCAATGGTGTCATCGAAGAGCGTTTGCAGCTCATCGGAAGCGTGTGACGTGGTCATATGTCCTACCTCTATTACCGAATGATCGGTTGGTGCAAGTATGCATGGTTGTGGCACGCGGCACAAGTGCGGAGAGCGGATCAGCGCCCTTCGAAGGTGGGCGTGCGCTTGGCCAGGAACGCGTCGACCGCGGCGCGGTGGTCGCGCGACTGCCCCAGCTCCTCCGCCGCCACCCGCTCCCGCTCGAGCGCGTCGGACAGCCCGGCGGACGCGGCCGAGACCAGCCCCTTGACCTGCGCGTAGGCGGCGGTGGGTCCGTCCGCGAGCTGTCGTCCCAGCGCGGCGGCCGCCTCCCCGAGTTCGGCGTCGGGCACCACCCGGTGCACCAGGCCCCAGTCGAGCGCCTGCGCGGCCGTGAACCGGTCGCCGAGCATCATCAGGCCCGTCGCGCGGCTCGGACCCAGCGCCTCGACCAGCGTGTGACTCAGCCCCGAATCGCCGGCCAGGGCGATGCCGGTGAACGCGGTCGCGAACTTGGCGCCCTCCCCCGCGATCCGGATGTCGCCGGCCAGCGCGATGCCCAGCCCCGCCCCGACGCACGCCCCGTTGATCGCGACGATCACCGGCACCCGGACCCCGGCCAGGGCAGCAAGCAAGGGGTTGTAGTGCTCGGCGACGGTGTCCATCGCGTGCGCGGGGTCGGCCTCGAGCCCGGCCACGTGCTCGGCCAGATCCTGG from Rhodococcus opacus B4 encodes:
- a CDS encoding helix-turn-helix domain-containing protein translates to MRLGGEHARPGDGQFEHWRQAVSTAFVPLAVVSTAEDGEARFTGTLRTTALGGLQLSEVGGRAVDVRRTRTSIKRSDPGLVKVGLQLSGRGVIVQDDREAVLGPGDFAVYDTSKPYDLHFADDFSMFVLMFPRELLRIASRELGTVSARRIPGSTGMGALVSPFLKNLHHSVVTGTMPTTPLVEDAVVDLLSAAVQSEAPADAATPGATMLLRVKSFIDAHLHDPALDTTTVASHHHVSTRHLQKMFEADGHTVAGWIRHRRLELCRRDLRDDRFRGDSIGTICARHGLVNSSHFSRLFKDTYRVSPRAFRDQEPLSPT
- the paaE gene encoding 1,2-phenylacetyl-CoA epoxidase subunit PaaE; its protein translation is MTTAVSPKPGAALRNRAFHTLTVADVESLCDDAVAVTFDVPAELADEFAFGPGQSLTLRRTIDGVEHRRSYSICAPAGSAPRVGVREVSDGLFSTWLVNQVRPGDRIEVQGPSGTFVADPAAGGRHVLIAAGSGITPMLSIAASVLANPDAEVVLLYGNRRTRSVMFAEEIADLKDMYGSRFDVIHVLSREPREVELFTGRLDADRLRAIFTSIVPLADIDHFWLCGPFGMVTDAETVLGELQIDKKRVHHELFFVDDVPPPMETHREPGVTGPSSEVTLVLDGRSTTATLPRDESILDAAEKYRSDLPFACKGGVCGTCRAKITCGDVDMRRNYALEDYEVDSGFVLTCQTFPVSDTVTVDFDA
- a CDS encoding enoyl-CoA hydratase-related protein, producing the protein MSTDDVIGLSVDAGLATITLRRAGASNALDRAVKEQLLAAVEKVAADDSVRALLLAAEGKNFCVGQDLAEHVAGLEADPAHAMDTVAEHYNPLLAALAGVRVPVIVAINGACVGAGLGIALAGDIRIAGEGAKFATAFTGIALAGDSGLSHTLVEALGPSRATGLMMLGDRFTAAQALDWGLVHRVVPDAELGEAAAALGRQLADGPTAAYAQVKGLVSAASAGLSDALERERVAAEELGQSRDHRAAVDAFLAKRTPTFEGR
- the paaA gene encoding 1,2-phenylacetyl-CoA epoxidase subunit PaaA, which translates into the protein MTTSHASDELQTLFDDTIAADRRVEPRDWMPDGYRKTLIRQIAQHAHSEIIGMQPEGNWLTRAPSLRRKAILMAKVQDEAGHGLYLYSAAETLGADRADLTEKLIEGKQKYSSIFNYPTLTYADVGVIGWLVDGAAICNQVPLCRSSFGPYARAMIRVCKEESFHQRQGFELLMTMMRGSDAQREMVQESVNRWWWPALMMFGPPDDQSPNSEQSMKWRIKRHTNDELRQRFVDMSIPQAEVLGVTFPDPDLKWNAERGAHDFGEPDWSEFMQVIKGNGASSVERVANRRAAHENGAWVREAATAFARRESNKENAR
- the paaB gene encoding 1,2-phenylacetyl-CoA epoxidase subunit PaaB yields the protein MSTDDTAVRADWPLYEVFLRGKRGLNHVHVGSLHAADDEMAVRHARDVYTRRNEGVSIWVVRSSAIVASSPSEKDPYFAPSGDKVYRHPTFYEIPDNVPHM
- the paaC gene encoding 1,2-phenylacetyl-CoA epoxidase subunit PaaC, with product MTDHDNAYDGLVDEDSHGQWAFGTSFDDPLAGVDTTVPDDVDLAALAHYCLMLGDDALISSQRLAEWSTRAPELEEEVALANVGLDLLGQARLLLARAAAADASVVPFISETSPIPAEDSLAFFRDENQFRNTRLTELGNGDFAQTVTRLLVFATWRLALFDRLRTSRDPVLAAVAVKGVKELTYHRDYAARWVVTLGCGTAESKSRMETALAHVWPYVEELFTPTTEELALAGVGVGVDPRDLREEFDSVLEQVLKAAELTAPTGRTVGTVGGRAGRQGLHTETLGLLLAEMQSVARAHPEGVW
- the paaK gene encoding phenylacetate--CoA ligase PaaK, giving the protein MTSIATPSQDIEFATRDRISTLQLERLQWSLLHAYTNVPHYRKAFDDAGVHPSDLKDLSDLAKFPFTAKADLRANYPFGMFAVPQEKVSRIHASSGTTGRPTVVGYTSGDLDNWADLVARSLRAGGVKPSDKVHVAYGYGLFTGGLGAHYGAERLGCTVIPMSGGMTDRQIQLIEDFEPDAIMVTPSYMLTIVDAMIKKGIDPAKTSLRTGVFGAEPWTEEMRCELEKQLNMDAVDIYGLSEVMGPGVAMECVETKDGLHIWEDHFYPEIIDPVTGAVLPDGEEGELVFTSLTKEAMPIIRYRTRDLTRLLPGTARSVRRMQKVTGRTDDMIILRGVNLFPTQIEELILTVSALAPQFQCILDRPGRMDELTVRVEARPDASATDHPRSAAELQKLVKNRIGVSVKVDVVAAGALERSIGKARRLIDNRSAL
- the paaD gene encoding 1,2-phenylacetyl-CoA epoxidase subunit PaaD, translating into MTMAVRSDARRLAESVLDPEMPMLTLADLGVLRDVEELADGSVVVTITPTYSGCPAMATMRDDIEHTLQDAGYGSVEVRTVLTPPWSTDWISENGLRKLKENGYSTPGPAPRRTSGPVPLTLTVKPRAVTCPVCHSANTRLDSEFGATLCKALYRCLDCLEPFDHVKEI